The sequence AATAACTACCTTTAGACCAGGGAAAGCTTTTGCCAATCCATATACAATCGCCCTGTGCGACTGTGTATCTCCTTCCGTCTTCACATCTTTGACACCTTCGTCAGTCTTTCCTTTCAAATTTTCCTGAAGTACATTACTAGCTAGTCTTACATCTTTTACTCTTTTGCCCCCTTCTTGTGCAAGCTGTATACACACTGATAACAGTTCTTTCATGCTAACTCTGGGCTCTCTATGGAACCAGTCGGGAAGACCAAACATGTACAAAGCTGCACATACACCAAGAGCTATAAATACAGCTCCACCAACAGGGTTGATTCTTACATTTGCAGGTCCCATTGTGGATCATAGATGTCGAGCTGGAAAAAAAAGTAGAAGCTTGATGTTAAGACTCAGTTTCGAATAATATTTAAACCTATGGAAAGAAATGCATGatcaacaaaattaattaatcttatttgtatttctaacactatattctttttatattagaaacacgataaaacaataaatttttagtttatttttattcgaAACTAAAGGTAAACAGACAGACGATCATGGCTTCTATGGAGGTATTCCAGTTTATTTCAGTCTTTTATTCGATAAATTAATAATGTGATGTGCATTATGAAACTTGTGGTTTGACTCACATGTTTAAGTATGAAATTACGTCTACAACAAACATGACACAATGTTTGTCGAAGTCGTGAATAGTAACAAAATTATTACTTCCGAAAATGCAATATGGAAATGTTAAACAGATAAATATTCATActcattgacatttttatttagtgtCCTTCTAAAATACTAAGAAAAGTTACATTAGAGACtgtcattaatatttgtttcacaGATCGAATAGATAGTGACAGGAATATTgaatatgttattatatttctGGTGAAAACAAATTTCCTTCCTGGAAATTATAGAGAAGGAAATTAGAGAAGAACACCTTATCCCTATTTGGAAATCTGGCCTGCTTGATAAAAGAATATGTCCCGCTTGAACATTTGTCGATCATAGATGAtgtatatgacaaaaataccttAAATAAATAGCCGAATGCATTGATAATacaacatgtacatatatacagGGGTAGATCGAAACCGGGTCCGTTCAACCTGATTCTGGTGTACCCCAGGTCCTGTGCTCGAATGCATGTTCGCCGTGAGACTGTTCGCCCTATTACCTGTTTGCCCCGAGTCCATTCACCCAGATTTTTATATGAAACTACAAAAGTTACTTTGGGATGGTGCTGCCTTGGAAGGTTAGTGTCATAGTGATAGTCTGGTAGACAGTGGCtcaagatatacatgtatgtacatgtggATGGACAAATTTAAGATTAGTAATTTGGCAAGTCATCAATTTTATAGGACTACAAAAGTTTTGAGGTTGTATTTATAATGCTATGCGTTGTCGcctatttttttaacatgtttaaggggttcatatttttttttcatttatatatatacatgtatatatatttgtgtatataGCTTGCACAAGAAGGGGACACAAGAGTAAAAGATGTTCATTGTAAGACTAGCTAGTAATGCACttcagaaaaagaaagaaaaaattgtaaagatttaagaaatattgtgtaatatatgtatacatgtaagaTCTTtgacaacatttattttgtgtcagaaaccttttttatgtcaaaaatttgatcacagtCCAAACTAAgaagtatcaagcttgaattttGTGTCCAATTTTGCCCGAACTGTTTATGATTCAACCTAATTAGCAGTCAGGCTGTGCTCAGCGTACTAGCATTTTCTTGTATAAGAGGAGTTAATACATATTGCAAGGTGGCttaatttgtaaacattttcttttcagaaaAGACTGCAAAAAGAACTAACAGCATTAATGAAAGATCCTCCTACAGGTGTTAAAGTAGATGCTGAAAGTATTTATAAGAATTTATCTGAGTAAGTCTTCACACCACTAcagaaagtttttttaaaacaattaaaagttcttcttgttttacatgtttatagTCATGTTAGATAATTGAAGTAAAAACATCCACATGAAAAAACTGTATACTGTTTGACTAACAGTGaaattataccaaaaaaaatcacattttcaATCTTAGATAGGTACATGTATGAGTTTAAAGACCTCAAAATTAAATGTAGCTTTCATTAGGTTTCGGTACATAGTACATTTTTTATTgggtaaaaatgaaataaaaatatatagacatttttttatacaaaaattctGTTTTCATGCACATCAATACCTTGGATTGATTCACGATATAGTTTAATCATTACCCCATTCTAAAAACTAGGAAGCAAAATACATGGACCTGAATCCTTGAATATATAAACCTTGAAATTTCACAGTGCCatacttcattttttgtttttttcagggataaagtaaacattttagcacatacacatgtatacattttgttgagaatattttatttctaaacctggactatacattttattgttgatGGAATTTGCTTTTAGATGGATAGTTGACCTTGATGGAGCCCCTGGAACATTGTATGCTGGGGAGAGTTTGCAGTTATTATTTAAGTTTGGTTCGAGATATCCATTTGATTCACCACAAGTAAGTACTATTTGTACCTGGACACCTTGCTTGAGGAAGAAAATTCAGTACAAGttgaatataaatatcaaagttaATTTCCAACACTTTCTGATTACTTAAATGAAAtgtgtataatttataattataaacaacTGATTCACTTATTTTATGTCCAACAGCTTTCAGTACAGGTTGAAAGAATcttaaaaataaacgaaaaaggGGACTGGTGTGTCttttaataaacattaaatttccCTTCTTAGTTTGTAGATTGATTCTACAAAGGGATTTTTATTAGGCACTGAAACATATCCATCTAGTTAAATTACTTTAGCAATCTCTTCTGAATTGTTGTTAAAGCTGCTTTCacaaagtacaaaaatgtaactTAGAGTTGTCATTTGGAGATAGAATGTTGCATTACTTCTGCAATAAAATTTCTCTGAAAGAAAAATCTTGTTGTTTATGAAGAAAGTTTGCTGAAAAAATTAACTTCCTATGTCAGGTTAcatgaattaattttaaaaaaaatgcttacaTGTGCCTGAAGGGTATTTTAAAAACTACAATGTATCtgtataaatgattgaaatttgttttataatcacCTCTATCCTGTTTTTACTAGTACACTATTAAGTCCAGAGAATATTTTCACCTTTTGAATAAGTAGATGTATGATATGATCTTGTTGTTTTCTTCTTCTAAAAACtagatttaaaaatgtttgattatACTTTGATACTACAAAAGTAAACATACAGTCCCAGTGAGTGCCTATTGGCCTGGATATTTCTACATGTCCAACAAGGTGACATgtttatacatttacatgttttgattgatttttttccttaagCAATTCCTGATATGCAAATTTGAAAGACTGGACAATTAAATACATTATTGAAGAGGAAGTTAGAATATGATATTAGAATCATGttgaatttcagaaaataattgttatttgaagATTAGAAGGAAATCACAAAGTGTGAGTAAATCCACACAAATGTGCAATTAATTTAATATGAAGGAACATTCATTAAGTTCTTGATCATTTTTGAAAGTGGCATGTTCCCTATGTTTTTTTCCACAATCGTAAAGCTGTCTTCTTGTTTTCTGTCTTTATCTTGTAAGTGAAGGATGTATTCTTGAATTCTTTTGCATCACATTCCTTTGCAAGATGAGTAATAAGTTTCTTTAACATCAATACATagttataatacatgtactgacatcaatgaataaaatcaaaaaattatttgaactgtaaaatcaaaagatttttcttttaaatgaacttCACAACCTTTCCTATACTATATTCTCAAATGATACAAATTCTAATTAGTTTCTTTAACTTTAACTGAATATGTTAATTGCAACTGACGTTTTTCAGTAATATTCTGTGAGTTGTCTACGCACACAACCAAGCTGAAAACTTTGTCATCCAGCATTTGTAGCATACGCATTGAACTTTCTTATTTTCTTCTGAATAATTGGTTCatgtatattttcaaattaatttaaatgtttgtttcaggTTATGTTTGTAGGACCTAATATCCCTGTACATCCACACATATACAGTAATGGACATATATGTTTGTCAattgtttatatgtttgtttCAGGTTATGTTTGTAGGACCAAATATACCTGTTCATCCACACGTATACAGTAATGGACATATATGTTTGTCAATTCTCACAGAAGACTGGTCTCCTGCTCTATCTGTTCAAGCTGTTTGTCTTAGTATTGTCAGTATGTTATCTAGTTGTACAGAAAAGGTAACAGTCAATCAAGATTTTTTGTAACAAACCaaatttactgtggattcatttatattcgttCAATCCTAATTTTTGTGGGTTTCGTGGGTAAAgatgaaccacaaattcaaatgttcaaggaATAACATACTTTCAATAGGTTTTGTATATtcagagattggcaaaaccacgaactGAAATAACcacaaatatgcaagttttaaGTAATCCACGAAAGTAAATactcacgaaaataaatgaatccacagtatatgaaTGTAATGCCACTTTAAGAGTGGGGTTACATTGCATTCACCTTGTCAATCCAATTGTATGTGCCTGCTTTTCCAACAAATATTTTGGTCAAACTTTTCTCAGGAACAACTGACCAGTATGACTTCATGTTTGACCAGCAGCTTGACCATGATGATTTCTAACATTTGaggatttatttttatctgtCAGACATCTACTTCCTGTTTTCCAAACTTTGAATAATGAGTAGGAATATGTTCAGTATGCATacttgttaataaaaaaaaatcacacattaAACAGAGAACTAATATAAAATTCTGTTATTCTAagatgacgtccttcaaacgctttgtgtacacacccgtggtaaaatatgaatatatttcatgggctgttcccattgaacccccacgtcatatgttttttaaatgaatgaggaacccgacgtcatagaacgaTGACGtaagaatataagcattttatgggaaaattcataaaaataaaatatttgtcataaaggacCAATCCGTGGTAAAATcaagatatattcaagcccccatgaattatttcttaattaatgtATTGAGGGTCATGCTTATTCATAGTCTGTTGTAATTACTagtagctatatatatagataatttaAATTAGGTTGTATATAATTCTGTCGACACTCACCCCAGtttgtaactttattttattgcatCTATAGCAataagttttagtttgtaatgcTCACCCCTAAATTTCCTCACAGGTCCTGACTTAATTTAAAGTGAAAGTTTTCTATTCAGCTTGTGAGTTGTCCAACATGTGGCACCCTTAATTGACTATGGCTTTCAGTTTTCTAACCAAAGAGTAGTTTGTTGTCTCTGGGCACTCTATATTCTTACACCAGTAAAAACTGGACGCCATGAAATGGCCAATTGTACTGAAACTGGAAGTGGCTTTAAACACCAAATCAGTCAATGGATCAATCTTATTTCTTGATATGCTTTACTAGCTTatctatatgtatattttatataaaaaggataATATGTGTTCTTTCAGCTTTGTTGCATTCTTGTAGTGTTTTTATACCCCACcaacgatagtagaggggcattatgtttgcTGGTTTGTACGTCCATTTGTCCATCTGTCTGTGTGTCCATTCGCCAGgattcaggtttaagtttttggtcaaggaagtttttgataaagttgaaatgtTCACCATGATAtggtctttctaattttaatgccaaattaaagttttgaccccaatttcacggtccactgaacatagaaaatgatcgTGTGAAGTTCAGgtcaaagtttttggtcaagatagtttttgatgaagttgaagtccaatcaacttgcaactaagtacacatgttccctatgatatggtctttctaatttaaatgtcaaattagaaTTTTGACCCCCAttttatggtccactgaacatggaaaatgtttaatccaccatttactacataagaaaatgctgATATTGCGAGTGGGgtatccgtgtactatggacacattcttgtttatttatgtaaattgacAGATATGTTGTTACAGATActgtatataaacataatatagatggtacagtatataaaaagtaaaataaaaaagttactaaactctgaggaaaattaacaaatgaaagtccctcatcaaatggcaatatcaaaagctcaaacatttcaaacaaatggataacaactgtcatattcctgacttggaatcagcattttcttatgtagtagatggtggattaaacatggttttatagctagctaaacctctcactcaCTGACAAATTATGCATGatgaaaatattgttaaattttaattagaAAAATGTTAAGAAAAAGGAAGAAGACTTCAGTCATTTATTTTGCATCATCACCCAAGAGTATATTGATGGATTTTCTGCttggattgtttttttttttttttatgttattcatTTACATATGACAtactatattttaatttgtgttttaataaatgtttaatttattattgcAGAAGAGACCACCTGATAAtgctttttatataaaaacctGTAGTAAAAATCCTAAGAAAACAAGATGGTGGTATCATGGTAAGTTAACATtgtgaggtcaaggtcaagtataattttttttttacaatttttgtctTGCCTAGGCAAAATCACTATGACGACCTAGTTTTGttcttatttgtttaattttgtgattAGGCCAGTTGAAGAGATACTGATAATGTTGGGTAAATGATATTTGCTATGTAGTTGTATAATTATTAGCACACATCATATTCATGAGGATTTTAGGCCTTTTCCCCTCATTcatattgactttgaaacttttgcatAAGATTACGATCATGTAAGTTTAAGGGAACCTACTAATGAGTAATGATAAGTGGATGATGTTTTGTATACAATTGTTAAGTACGtcttaatttcataaaaattatttatctcTGCACCATCAGTTATGGTTTATTGACTTAATTACATGTATTCCAAAATCAATGCATCaagagaaataaaataaaggatACATGTTAAATTccgatttttgacaaaaacaataattttgtgAATGAAAAGAAGAGAGGCATTATGTATTATTGTGTATGCATCCATTTTTCTGTTCATCTTTAAGCCAGTCTATGGCCATTATTAGCTAAACTTTTGATCAATTTAGTTTACAATTAAGTTGTAGTCATATTAACTTAAAACTTAGAACacttgttcattattttgtaaactttataaaattgagattaTGACCctcattt is a genomic window of Mytilus trossulus isolate FHL-02 chromosome 1, PNRI_Mtr1.1.1.hap1, whole genome shotgun sequence containing:
- the LOC134693502 gene encoding ubiquitin-conjugating enzyme E2 W-like translates to MASMEKRLQKELTALMKDPPTGVKVDAESIYKNLSEWIVDLDGAPGTLYAGESLQLLFKFGSRYPFDSPQVMFVGPNIPVHPHVYSNGHICLSILTEDWSPALSVQAVCLSIVSMLSSCTEKKRPPDNAFYIKTCSKNPKKTRWWYHDDNV